The genomic region GTCGTGCCGCACCCACAGGACGTGTACTGGAATTGCCTCGGGCGCCGGAGCCGGTCCTTGATCCAGATGGCGAATCTGCTCTGGAGGACGATCACCCTGTCAGTGATCAGTAACTGCGCCGTGCGAGCCGAGTCCGACCGGATCGGAATTCCTGTCGTGACAGGTGTGAGCCGACCACATCCTGGACGAGACCGGGTATCTTGCCGGCCCGGTCGATCTCGTCCGCCTCTTCGGGATCATCCCTGAGCGGTTCTGCTGCGGTACCTGGCCATTGCACTCACCATCCGGTGCGGTAGGAAGTCCGGTGTGAACAATCAGACTGACCGACCGACCGTTCGCGTGTTCATCGCCCTCGCCCCGCCTGATCACGCGAAGGAAGAACTAGCCAGGGAGCTGCGCCCCGCTTACGACACACACCCTCACATGCGATGGAACCGCATTGAAGACTGGCACATCACCCTGGCGTTCCTCGGCGAGCTGCCGGCCGAGACGGTTCCGCTCCTGCGACCGCCCCTTGCCGCTCTCGCAGCCGACCATCGACCCCTCCGTTTGGCACTGCACGGCAGCGGAAGCTTTGACGACCGCGTGCTGTGGAGCGGAATCGACGGAGACCTCGATGAGTTGCGCATGCTCGCCGCCGATGTACGCACGGCTGTCAAGAACTGCGGGGTCAGCTTTGAGGACCGACCGCTGCGGCCCCATCTGACGCTGGCTCGTGCCCGCCGAGGGGATCGATCGTCGGCAGG from Streptomyces sp. NBC_01267 harbors:
- the thpR gene encoding RNA 2',3'-cyclic phosphodiesterase, with protein sequence MNNQTDRPTVRVFIALAPPDHAKEELARELRPAYDTHPHMRWNRIEDWHITLAFLGELPAETVPLLRPPLAALAADHRPLRLALHGSGSFDDRVLWSGIDGDLDELRMLAADVRTAVKNCGVSFEDRPLRPHLTLARARRGDRSSAGEIAEGFAEFSGSRWSAERLHLVGSNVGRSRGPIHYRDIEAWAFGSGNTPGS